Proteins encoded by one window of Candidatus Nitrosocosmicus hydrocola:
- a CDS encoding multicopper oxidase family protein, giving the protein MSYGIMFFISKNSNTKHVFLFSILALILFIFGSSSYDTFGSNQTSPLDGMNFSKSQDIYSKDGVLKSTISASYHVGKVDNQSVTSMLYNGSLGGPILHVYPGDKIELDLINNLNESTNLHFHGLHVSPLNNSDNVFLEIAPGKTQHYSIDIPKDHSPGTFWYHSHIHHISTEQVASGLSGLIIIEGLELLLPEPLQNITAQNFALRDFIDSNTGMSSYRTINGETHAIINNTANETQLWRFANIGSEPFYELRLPGYKFYVIAEDGSPVWKVWNNDTLLLPSGKRFEVLVTTTENGSTPLIASAYYPLPETTIATVNSKDNNQKVSVNANLTSLVLKDDFQLKNITNYRVLNFTSDDNEFVYKINNKTFDANRIDQKMKLGDIEQWKLINYDNDDHPFHIHVNDFEVISVNGKPYNAQGLQDTVIIPKHGEVVIQIAFEDFVGKSVYHCHIMFHGDNGMMGTFEVVK; this is encoded by the coding sequence ATGAGCTATGGAATAATGTTCTTTATCAGTAAAAACTCCAACACCAAGCATGTTTTTCTCTTTTCCATTCTTGCTTTGATACTTTTTATATTTGGATCCTCAAGTTATGATACTTTTGGCAGTAATCAAACTTCACCGTTGGATGGAATGAACTTTTCAAAATCACAGGATATTTATAGCAAAGACGGCGTTTTGAAAAGTACCATTTCTGCATCTTACCATGTTGGTAAAGTTGACAACCAGTCAGTAACTTCTATGCTATATAATGGTTCTCTTGGAGGACCAATATTACATGTTTATCCTGGTGATAAGATTGAACTTGATTTGATAAATAATCTAAATGAATCCACTAACCTTCATTTTCATGGACTTCATGTATCTCCTTTAAATAATTCAGACAATGTATTTCTTGAGATTGCTCCTGGGAAGACGCAGCATTATTCTATTGATATTCCAAAAGATCATTCACCGGGTACGTTCTGGTACCATTCACACATACATCATATCTCCACTGAACAGGTTGCTTCGGGGCTATCTGGATTGATAATCATTGAAGGGTTAGAACTATTATTACCAGAGCCTTTGCAAAATATCACAGCACAGAATTTTGCCTTGAGAGATTTCATTGATAGTAATACAGGTATGAGCTCCTATCGAACTATAAACGGAGAAACTCATGCAATTATCAATAATACAGCAAATGAAACTCAATTATGGCGTTTTGCAAATATTGGTTCTGAACCATTCTATGAACTTCGACTACCCGGATACAAATTCTATGTCATAGCAGAAGATGGTAGCCCAGTTTGGAAGGTATGGAACAATGATACTCTATTGCTACCTTCTGGTAAGAGATTTGAAGTATTAGTAACTACGACAGAAAACGGATCAACTCCATTAATAGCCTCTGCATATTATCCTCTACCCGAGACCACAATTGCGACTGTAAATTCAAAAGATAACAACCAAAAAGTGTCTGTAAATGCTAATTTAACGAGTTTAGTCTTAAAAGATGACTTTCAGCTAAAGAACATTACTAACTATCGGGTTCTTAATTTTACATCAGACGACAATGAGTTTGTGTATAAAATAAATAACAAAACCTTTGATGCTAACAGAATAGACCAGAAAATGAAACTCGGAGACATAGAGCAGTGGAAGTTGATAAATTATGACAATGATGATCATCCATTCCATATTCATGTTAATGATTTTGAGGTGATTTCAGTGAATGGTAAACCATATAATGCTCAAGGTTTACAAGATACGGTTATCATTCCAAAACACGGGGAGGTAGTCATTCAGATTGCGTTTGAAGATTTTGTAGGAAAGTCGGTTTATCATTGTCATATTATGTTCCATGGGGATAATGGCATGATGGGTACCTTTGAAGTCGTCAAATAG
- a CDS encoding MscL family protein, with the protein MSNDDLVKKKEENEQVLVVKKTLAQEFFDFLKTFGIIGLALAFVIGQAASGLVTSLVNDIVDPLIGLFLPAGSLDSLSAKVTNISGGITEFKYGHLLSSIIDFLIIALVVFIAYKQLSRFKLVDDKTIPEEKK; encoded by the coding sequence TTGAGTAATGACGATTTAGTAAAAAAGAAAGAGGAAAATGAACAAGTATTGGTAGTAAAAAAAACACTCGCTCAAGAATTTTTTGACTTTTTAAAAACTTTTGGGATTATTGGATTAGCACTAGCTTTTGTAATAGGTCAGGCTGCTTCAGGATTAGTAACTTCTTTAGTAAATGACATAGTAGATCCTCTGATCGGATTATTTTTACCCGCAGGAAGTCTAGATTCGCTTTCTGCCAAAGTGACCAACATATCTGGCGGAATTACAGAGTTCAAGTATGGACATCTTTTATCAAGCATAATAGATTTTCTAATAATTGCCTTAGTAGTTTTTATTGCGTACAAGCAACTATCGCGATTTAAATTGGTAGATGATAAAACAATACCAGAGGAAAAGAAATAA
- a CDS encoding aminoacyl-tRNA hydrolase: MSLDGDRVMMIFIIRTDVKMSKGQIAGKVADIAQYIVEDCLQRRYIAYTTWKKFHGSQKIVLRVNTLREFCEVHSKLLDLSSELSFPIKIVKDDPKIKSTDSIPIVLGFGPIKRNKVEHIVANLKLL, from the coding sequence ATGAGTTTAGATGGAGATAGAGTAATGATGATTTTCATAATACGAACTGACGTTAAAATGAGCAAAGGACAAATTGCAGGTAAAGTAGCAGATATTGCACAATATATCGTAGAGGATTGCTTGCAGAGAAGGTATATTGCATATACAACTTGGAAGAAATTCCATGGTTCTCAAAAAATTGTATTAAGAGTAAATACACTTAGAGAATTTTGTGAGGTGCATTCAAAACTGCTCGATTTGTCTAGTGAATTAAGTTTTCCAATTAAAATTGTAAAAGATGATCCAAAAATAAAGTCAACTGATAGTATTCCAATAGTCTTGGGTTTTGGACCAATAAAAAGAAATAAAGTTGAACATATAGTTGCTAATTTGAAGCTGCTCTGA
- a CDS encoding PPOX class F420-dependent oxidoreductase, with protein MQITHELTDSAIGLLKGKNIAFVASLMKDGGPQITPVWIDYDGQYIMINTAEGRIKQKNFQRDPRVAISIIDPTNPYNTVSIRGTVTEQVLEGADDHIDKMAKKYLGVDKYPFRSPGEKRVILRIMPEKVFHITS; from the coding sequence ATGCAAATCACTCATGAGCTAACAGATTCGGCCATTGGACTATTAAAAGGAAAAAATATTGCATTTGTCGCCTCTTTGATGAAGGATGGTGGTCCTCAGATAACCCCAGTTTGGATTGATTACGATGGGCAATATATTATGATCAATACCGCAGAAGGCCGTATAAAACAGAAAAATTTTCAACGGGATCCAAGGGTGGCCATATCCATAATTGATCCGACTAATCCGTACAACACAGTAAGTATTAGGGGAACTGTTACGGAACAAGTCTTAGAAGGTGCCGATGACCACATTGACAAAATGGCAAAAAAATATTTGGGAGTAGACAAGTACCCATTCAGATCGCCGGGAGAAAAACGGGTCATTCTGAGAATAATGCCTGAAAAAGTGTTTCACATTACAAGTTGA
- a CDS encoding DsbA family protein — translation MISNQSGGKPFSYFIFVFSFSFVVLSLIYADPNQFGAKNIALAQTPDNLTLSTLIDQSSPYYGNQSASLVVVDFSDFQCYLCKRYVDNTEQKINSSYVQPGKAVYVYKHLPNRGFDSKNASLAAQCTNDQGKFWEFHKILYVNQGPIDSGWVNTENLKKFVSQLPDINITEFNSCFDTKKYESLIDNDVALAKSLGFTETPSFLIMTRDGSIIEKIQGPKPFPIFDTVIDNMEDKIAKN, via the coding sequence ATGATATCTAATCAAAGTGGTGGCAAACCTTTTTCATATTTTATCTTTGTCTTTTCTTTCTCATTTGTGGTACTAAGTCTCATTTATGCGGATCCAAATCAATTTGGAGCAAAGAATATTGCTCTTGCACAAACTCCAGATAACCTTACACTATCAACTCTGATTGATCAAAGCTCGCCTTATTACGGAAATCAAAGTGCTTCACTAGTGGTTGTAGATTTTAGCGATTTTCAATGCTACCTCTGCAAGAGATATGTAGATAATACGGAACAAAAAATTAATTCTTCCTATGTTCAACCAGGCAAAGCAGTCTATGTGTACAAGCATCTTCCCAATAGAGGATTTGATTCAAAAAACGCTTCACTAGCAGCACAGTGTACTAATGACCAAGGAAAATTCTGGGAGTTTCACAAGATCTTGTATGTAAATCAAGGTCCGATAGATTCAGGCTGGGTTAATACTGAAAATTTAAAAAAATTTGTTTCACAGTTACCTGATATCAACATAACAGAGTTTAACTCGTGTTTTGACACTAAAAAATATGAATCACTCATAGACAACGATGTTGCCTTGGCAAAATCTCTGGGCTTTACAGAAACCCCATCTTTCTTAATAATGACCCGGGACGGTTCGATTATTGAAAAAATACAAGGTCCAAAGCCTTTTCCAATATTTGATACAGTTATTGATAATATGGAAGACAAGATAGCAAAGAACTAG